The proteins below are encoded in one region of Kineosporia corallincola:
- a CDS encoding MarR family winged helix-turn-helix transcriptional regulator, with protein sequence MTQATGLFLDLVRVETRLYNTADARLRADSELTLGQFQLLDIVGRVPNCRVNDIVRELAITVGATSKAVDRVESAGLLRREANPGDRRSSILTLTSDGATRLEAARPVLERILVALTADVVAPDDLARTAAVLSTLRVSLERLERGS encoded by the coding sequence ATGACGCAGGCCACAGGACTGTTCCTGGATCTGGTCCGGGTGGAGACCCGGCTCTACAACACCGCGGACGCCCGGCTGCGCGCGGACAGCGAGCTCACACTCGGGCAGTTCCAGCTGCTCGACATCGTCGGCCGGGTGCCGAACTGCCGGGTGAACGACATCGTGCGCGAGCTGGCCATCACCGTGGGGGCCACCAGCAAGGCCGTCGACCGGGTGGAGAGCGCCGGGCTGCTGCGGCGCGAGGCCAACCCGGGTGACCGGCGCTCGTCCATCCTCACCCTGACGTCCGACGGCGCCACCCGGCTGGAGGCGGCCCGGCCGGTGCTGGAGCGCATCCTGGTGGCGCTGACCGCGGACGTGGTCGCGCCCGACGACCTGGCGCGCACGGCGGCGGTGCTGTCGACGTTGCGGGTCTCGCTGGAGAGGCTGGAGCGCGGTTCCTGA
- a CDS encoding alpha/beta hydrolase, protein MTTAPLTIEQRRAGYATTITRELPDGATQRATTLGGRPALELTLAGQHDDARLLYLHGGGYIVGSPATHAGLTAELSRLTGIPAVSVDYRLAPEHPFPAAVEDGLAAYRELLTVVHHSRLVLAGDSAGAGLAVATLIAARRAGLPMPAAAVLFSPFTDLTLSGGSLTTKHGVDPIFTRASLEPFVRHYLAGHDPADELASPFLAGLTGLPPLLVQAGSSEVLLDDAVRLAARAATDEVDITLQVTPGAAHVFQNRFGDDGAADAAMLRAAAFLRAALNQN, encoded by the coding sequence ATGACCACCGCACCCCTCACGATCGAGCAGCGCCGCGCGGGCTACGCCACCACGATCACCCGTGAGCTCCCGGACGGCGCGACGCAGCGGGCCACCACGCTCGGGGGCCGTCCCGCTCTGGAGCTCACCCTCGCCGGGCAGCACGACGACGCCCGGCTGCTGTACCTGCACGGCGGCGGCTACATCGTCGGCTCCCCGGCCACCCACGCCGGCCTGACCGCCGAACTGTCCCGGCTGACCGGCATTCCCGCGGTCTCCGTGGACTACCGCCTGGCGCCGGAGCACCCGTTCCCGGCAGCGGTGGAGGACGGGCTGGCGGCATACCGGGAGCTGCTCACCGTCGTCCATCATTCTCGCCTGGTGCTGGCCGGGGACTCGGCGGGCGCCGGGCTGGCCGTGGCCACCCTGATCGCCGCGCGCCGGGCCGGGCTGCCGATGCCCGCGGCCGCGGTGCTGTTCTCGCCGTTCACCGACCTCACCCTGAGCGGCGGGTCGCTGACCACCAAGCACGGTGTGGACCCGATCTTCACCCGGGCGTCGCTGGAGCCGTTCGTGCGCCACTACCTGGCCGGGCACGACCCGGCCGACGAGCTGGCCAGCCCCTTCCTGGCCGGGCTCACCGGGCTGCCGCCGCTGCTGGTGCAGGCCGGCTCCAGTGAGGTGCTGCTGGACGACGCGGTGCGACTGGCGGCCCGGGCGGCCACCGACGAGGTCGACATCACCCTCCAGGTCACGCCGGGCGCGGCGCACGTGTTCCAGAACCGGTTCGGTGACGACGGTGCGGCCGACGCCGCGATGCTGCGCGCAGCCGCCTTCCTGCGCGCCGCACTGAACCAGAACTGA
- a CDS encoding nuclear transport factor 2 family protein, producing MDRTEWIARYARAWRERSPEDVVELFTPDAVYFYSPTAAPRVGREQIAAHWKRSSDTFADLDLRFGEPVREGDRATVEMWATMRDPAWHERRTGRTPAAGEDWMTFPGILVLRFTPEGLCSEHREYYNIVFGEKIAPPPGWGV from the coding sequence ATGGACCGTACGGAATGGATCGCCCGGTACGCCCGCGCGTGGCGTGAGCGCAGCCCGGAAGACGTCGTGGAGCTGTTCACGCCCGACGCCGTCTACTTCTACTCCCCCACCGCCGCGCCGCGGGTGGGCCGCGAGCAGATCGCGGCCCACTGGAAGCGCTCCAGCGACACCTTCGCCGATCTGGACCTGCGGTTCGGCGAGCCGGTCCGCGAGGGCGACCGCGCCACCGTCGAAATGTGGGCCACCATGCGCGATCCGGCCTGGCACGAGCGCCGCACCGGGCGCACACCCGCGGCCGGCGAGGACTGGATGACGTTCCCCGGCATCCTGGTGCTGCGCTTCACCCCCGAGGGCCTGTGCAGCGAGCACCGCGAGTACTACAACATCGTGTTCGGTGAGAAGATCGCACCGCCACCCGGCTGGGGCGTGTGA